Genomic window (Paenibacillus sp. PK3_47):
CGAAAGAAGCCTATACCGAGCTGAAAATCCACAACAAAGACGGCAAAATTTCCGATTCCATCAGCTACGGTAACGACCCGTTTCCGCCGAAGGGCTGAGGAACTTCATAGTAGAGGCAGACCGCAGCAGAAGCGTAGGGGCTTTGGCTGCGGTTTTTTGCTTTTTACCCGCATCAGACTATAAGGTGAACCTGCTTCGTATCCCTAACGGACCCACGATCCCTTATTAAGCTAAATTCATCTTGAAAACCTCTAACAACGAGGAAATAAGGGAACTACGGTCCGTAAGAGCAACAAAATGTGTCTGATGTAGAAAATAACGCCCTACGAGTCCGTTACAGCTTCACCCCTTTTACGATCAGCCACAGCGGAAACAGAATCTCAAATATTGCCCCCGGAATGTACAGGACGGCTCCTGTGTCATAACCGGCGACGGACAGACAGCTGCTGGTTAACAAACCGGCATACCCGATGAAGCCTATGACGGACAGAAGCCGCGGAACCAGTCTGGAGCGGTAGAGCACATAACAAAGCAGCAGGCTGCCTAGACCCAAGACGATCATGGCAATTTCAAAAAGCATAAAATGAGCATCTGCCGCTGCTCCGGCAACCGCATATAAATATGAAGCTTCCGCACCAGTGTAATCCTCGCTCAACCCGATGAGTAACAGCGGACCGGCTAAACTGATGATTAATATAGCAGACTCAATAATCCGTGCACCGAAGTAGCCCAGCGCAAAAACTTCATTATATTTTCGTAACGCCGGGTACAGCAGCACCCCGATCCCCACTACGGAAATGGCATTGATCAGCTCCAGGAACAAGCCTGCCAATACTGTTGTCCGGCCCGGGTACAGCTTTTCAAGGAAATCGGGCTGCTGCATAACGGGATTCAGCATTCCGCTTCCAATCATGTAAGCTGCCGTTGAAATCAGAAACATTATCCCTGCCGCTCTTGCCATTCTGTTCATGCTTATCTCTCCTTAGCGCTTGTATTAATTGGATTATAGCTAAGGGAAGCACATGCCCAGTAGACACTTTAGTGTGGTTTGTGAGGCGGAAGGAGCAGATGGAGTTCGTGGGCCCTGGCGATAGCTTCCGTGCGTCTTTGAACTTGAAGCTTCTCAAAGATCCGGCGGTTGTGTCCTTTGACCGTATCAAGGGCCAGGAAGAGCTGCTCACTGATCTCACGGTTGGAAAGTCCTTTGGCGATTAGCCCCAACACCTCAAGTTCGCGCTGGCTGAGGGGGTCAATAAGCTGCTTTGTTCTCCCGTAGCTTAGTATCTTCCGGACACGTTCCAGTCCGGCTTGTGCGTCTTGAAGTGCTGGAAGCGGCAGGTCACCGGCCAGCTGCAGCGCCTCTTCGTAATACTCTCCGGCCAGACCTGGCTCATTATCCGCTTCTTGAATTTGCCCGAGTCCGATCAGAGACATTACCGCCATCAGCTTATGGCCAATTATACGGCTGTACGAAATGACTTCATTATACGCTTGCCGGGCTTGCGCATGATCACCCTGCCGCTGGCAGGCGACGCCCAGCATCCATGCCGCAGACGTCCGCACAGACAGATTATCTGGACGGAGAAATGTCAAAGCACGCCGGGACTGAGTAATAACCACGTCCATCTCAGAGTTAGCGTCTGCCCGGACAGCCCGGGCAGGGGCGATTAATTCAATGAGCTCACCGGATTTGTCGTCCTGGGCTGACTTTTGCATGGTTGTTTCGGCTGCCTGCAATTTAAGGTTAGCCCCGTTAGGTTTAGCGGTCATCATTAAAGAAGCAACTGCTGCCCGGGTGGCCGCAATCAGACCGGTCAGGTCTTTGACCCGTTCATCCTGCGGCATATCTCTCAGCGCTGCTTCCGCAGCCCGCAGCTTATGTTCTACATGCGTCGGCCGGCCTGTAATCAGCAGCACTGAACCATACATTACCCACAGCGCAGGTCTGGTATCAAGCTCTGCGGCAGGCAGCGATTCCAGCCATTTTAACACCATGCCTGCTGCCCCGCGGAGATGCAGCGGCATCCCGTTGCCCTCAAGCAGCCGTGCGGCGCGTTCGGTATCAGCTGCTTCTACGGCATGACGGAATGCTTCAATCTCATATCCTTTCGCTTCGTACCACTCACTTGCTTTAATATGTAATTCCGCGATCTCCTCTTCAGCCAGACTGTCCCGCAGCTGTCTCTGCAAGGATTCGGCAAACAAGTGATGATACCTGTACCACTGCCGTTCCTGATCCAGGGAAAAGATGAACAGGTTCCGGCGCTCAAGCTGCGTTAACAAATGCTTGCCAGCCGCAGCGGAAGCCGCCGGCATAACAGCCGCGCACAGTGAACTGCTCAGGCGGCCAAGGATGGAGGTCCTTAACAGAAAGGCCTGAACTTCTGCCGGCTGGCGCTGCAGAACCTCTTCTACCAGGTAATCCAGCACAAAATGATGACTGCCGGCAATGGACTGAATGAACCGGCCCGAACCCTGATCACCCTGTATAGAGAGCGCTGCCAGCTGCAGACCGGCAATCCAGCCTTCCGTTCGAGAGGACAAAGCCTCTATTTGAACAGCGGGCAGACTAATCCCCATAACACCGTTAAGGAAGTCCTCCGACTCAGCCGGAGTAAACCGCAGATCAACCGCCCGAATCTCGGTTAAGCGGTCTTGAACCCGTAAACGGGCAAGTGGAATAAGCGGTTCGCTGCGCGTAATGATTACCATGTGTATGTGTGCAGGAAGGTGGTCAATAAGGAAGGTAACGGCTTTGTCTATAAGCTCTGAATTTACTGTATGATAGTCGTCAAGGATAAGCAGAAAAGGTCCCAAGAATGCAGCAGCCTTAAGCAGCACGGTAAGAATGGATTCCAGCGGCGGCGCCACCGGCGACTGCATAACGGCAAGCACACCTGCACCAAAGTCTTCCCGGAGATTCTGCAGGGAGGAGATAAGACAGGTCATAAACCGGGAAAGTTCACCGTCTCCTTCTTCCAGCGACAGCCACGCGGCAGGCAGTCCGCTGCGTCCGGACCATTCGCTGACGAGTGTTGTTTTGCCGTACCCTGCGGGCGCCGATACAAGAGTCAGACTGCGGTGCAAACCCTGCTGCAGCTTATCGATTAACCGTTGGCGGAGAACGGTATCAGGCCGGTGCGGCGGAATATTAAATTTGCTGGGCAGGATATTCGTTGTCATAAGCTAATCTTATCACCTGATGTTTCAGCCATCAATCAAAGGCTGACCAGGAATGGTTCATTCGTTACGGCAGTCCGTATCCCGTCTTAATGCAATCTTAATGCGGCGGCCAAAGTTGTAATGCGGTGCTGATTTGGCACATGATATACTTACACTAAAAACGCAATTATTTTGCCGGAAAGGGGCATTAGCTTGAGAATGGATTCAGACGGCCCCGGTTACCTGAAGGAGCAGCTTACAGATATCCAGCCGGCGAAGCGCCGCGGGAAGCTGAAGATTTTTGTCGGATATGCATCCGGAGTGGGTAAAACTTATGCTATGCTGCTGGATGCCCGTGAGATGCTGAAAGATGGAGTGGATGTAGTCGCGGGTTACATTGAACCCCATGTCCGGCCGGAGACATCCGTTCTTTTGGAAGGGCTGGAGCTCATGCCGCCGCTGGCAGGACCGGTCCGAGGGAACATGTCCAATGAATTCAACCTGGATCTGGCGATCCGGAGAAATCCGGAGCTTATCCTGCTGGATGAGCTGTCCCATGCCAATGCAGCAGGCTGCCGCCACAAGAAGCGTTATCAGGATGTGGAAGAGCTTCTGCGGGCAGGCATTCATGTCTATACTACCGTTAATGTTCAGCATATTGAAAGTCTGCAGGAGGTTACAGCTTCTATTACAGGCTTTAGCGTCCGCGAAATGATTCCGGATGAAGTTTTTGACAGTGCCGATCATATAGAGCTTGTCGATATCGAACCGGATGATTTGATCGACCGCCTCCACAAAGGCAAGATTTATCCCGAAGAACAGGCCCGGCAGGCACTTACCCATTTTTATGTCAAAAGTAAACTGACCGCCCTGCGCGAAATCGCCCTCCGCTACACGGCAGATCAGGTGAACAGAAAGGCGGCGTTCAACCGGGACGCTGCTCCCCATACAGAATTTTATACCAAGGACCACATCCTTGTCTGTCTGTCTTCAGCTCCTTCGAGCCAGAAGGTGATCCGTACAGCG
Coding sequences:
- a CDS encoding DUF4386 domain-containing protein, encoding MNRMARAAGIMFLISTAAYMIGSGMLNPVMQQPDFLEKLYPGRTTVLAGLFLELINAISVVGIGVLLYPALRKYNEVFALGYFGARIIESAILIISLAGPLLLIGLSEDYTGAEASYLYAVAGAAADAHFMLFEIAMIVLGLGSLLLCYVLYRSRLVPRLLSVIGFIGYAGLLTSSCLSVAGYDTGAVLYIPGAIFEILFPLWLIVKGVKL
- a CDS encoding LuxR C-terminal-related transcriptional regulator, translating into MTTNILPSKFNIPPHRPDTVLRQRLIDKLQQGLHRSLTLVSAPAGYGKTTLVSEWSGRSGLPAAWLSLEEGDGELSRFMTCLISSLQNLREDFGAGVLAVMQSPVAPPLESILTVLLKAAAFLGPFLLILDDYHTVNSELIDKAVTFLIDHLPAHIHMVIITRSEPLIPLARLRVQDRLTEIRAVDLRFTPAESEDFLNGVMGISLPAVQIEALSSRTEGWIAGLQLAALSIQGDQGSGRFIQSIAGSHHFVLDYLVEEVLQRQPAEVQAFLLRTSILGRLSSSLCAAVMPAASAAAGKHLLTQLERRNLFIFSLDQERQWYRYHHLFAESLQRQLRDSLAEEEIAELHIKASEWYEAKGYEIEAFRHAVEAADTERAARLLEGNGMPLHLRGAAGMVLKWLESLPAAELDTRPALWVMYGSVLLITGRPTHVEHKLRAAEAALRDMPQDERVKDLTGLIAATRAAVASLMMTAKPNGANLKLQAAETTMQKSAQDDKSGELIELIAPARAVRADANSEMDVVITQSRRALTFLRPDNLSVRTSAAWMLGVACQRQGDHAQARQAYNEVISYSRIIGHKLMAVMSLIGLGQIQEADNEPGLAGEYYEEALQLAGDLPLPALQDAQAGLERVRKILSYGRTKQLIDPLSQRELEVLGLIAKGLSNREISEQLFLALDTVKGHNRRIFEKLQVQRRTEAIARAHELHLLLPPHKPH